The bacterium DNA window TTTTGGGCGACACCGGGTCGATGCTGCTGGGATACCTGTTGGGGGGCCTCTCCGTCCTCGGGGCGTTCAAGAGCTACACCGCGCTCTCGCTGCTCGTTCCGCTCGCCGCGCTGGGTGTCCCGGTACTCGACACGGCGCTGGCCATCATGCGCAGGTGGCGCACCCGCCGGCCGATCTTTCAGGCGGACACCGAACACCTCCACCACCGGCTGCTGCAGCGAGGATTGAGCCAGCGGCAGACCACGGTCGTGCTGTATCTGGTCACCGCGATTCTCGGGGTGGGGGCGCTGCTGGCGAGCGGCATCCATCGGATTTCGCTGGTCGCCGTCCTCGCCCTGCTGATGGCGGCGTTGGCCTTCGGTGCCCGCAGGACGGGGCTGCTGGCCTCCCCGCGGCCGGCGCCGGCCGACGGGCGTCACGACTTTCCGAAGTGACGGCCCGACGCCCGCGGACGGTGATGGTCGTGTTTGGGACACGGCCCGACGCCGTCAAGATGGCCCCGGTGGTCAAAGCCCTCCGCGCCCGCCCCACCGAGTTTGTCCCGGTTATTGTCGTCACGGCGCAGCACCGGGAGATGCTCGACCAGGTGCTGACCCTCTTCGCAATCGTCCCCGACCACGACCTCGGGATCATGACCGGGCGGCAGTCGCTGGCCGACATCACCCGCCGGACGCTCGATGGGCTGTCGGCGCTCCTCCCGCGGATCGCCCCCGATCTCGTCTTGGTGCAGGGGGATGCCGCTCCCAGTTTCGTCGGGGCCCTCGCGGCGTTCTACCAGCAGATCCCGGTCGGCCACGTCGAGGCGGGGCTGCGCACCGCCGACAAGTATCAGCCGTTCCCCGAAGAGATGTACCGGCGGATGACGACGGTGCTGGCGGACCTTCACTTCGCCCCCACCCGCGCCGCCCGGGACAACCTGCAGAGGGAGGGCGTGCCCGCCGGTCGCATCCTGGTGACGGGGAACACGGTGATCGACGCGCTGGTGGATGTCGCCCGCCGGAACGACCCGCCGGCAGACCCGCGGCTGGATGCGGTGCTGCGCCGGCCGGGGCGCCGGATCGTCCTGCTGACCTCGCACCGTCGGGAGAACTGGGGGGAGCCACAACGGCGGATCTTCGGCGCCGTGCGCGATCTGCTCGATCGGTTTCCCGATCTCGATCTGGTCTTTCCCGTCCATCCGAACCCGGTCGTCAGCGAGCCCGCGCACGAGATCCTCGGCCGCCACCCCCGGGCGCACCTGTGCGCGCCGGTGGATTATGCGACCAACGTGGCGTGCATGAAGGCGGCGACCTTGATCCTCACCGATTCGGGGGGAATCCAGGAAGAGGCGCCGGCCTTGGGCCGGCCCGTGCTGGTGCTTCGCGAGACGACCGAGCGCCCGGAGGGGATTGCCGCCGGCACCGCACGCCTCGTGGGGACCGCCGGGTCCCGCATCCTCCGGGAGGCGGTTCGGTTGCTCACCGACCGCACCGCCTATGCGCGGATGAGCCGGGCGCGGAATCCCTACGGGGACGGGCAGGCCGCACGGCGGATCGTGGGCGGGCTGCGTCACCACTTCGGATTCACGCGGAACCCCCCGGTGGAGTTCGCCGTAGGGGGGAGCAGGGGCCCCTCCCGCCCGCCGCGCCGGCGGAGGGCATAACCCGGGGGCGAGACGGGTACACTAGAATGAGGAGGGTGTGGCCGCGGCCCCGTGTTTGACACCGGCTTGAGGACGCAGATATAATTGGCTCTCGGAGAAGGGTGGTGGCCCATGAACGGCAACAGACGGGCCTTCGGGACCGCGCTGGTAGTGGCCGCACTCATCATCATATCGTTGCATCCGGCCAGCGCACAGCAGTCGACGGTTCTTGTTCGCGTTGTCATTTCCGGTGAAGTACTTCCGCTCCAGCTGGCCAAGATCGGGCAGGCCGTGAAGCAGGGGGATCCGCTGGTCTTCCTCCGGGGCACCAGTTCCGGGGCGGCGGTTCCGGCGGCGGTGGCGTCCATCGACGGCAGGGTGGTGCAGGTGATGGTGCGGCCGGGAGACCACGTCAACATCGGCGACGTTGTGGCTGTGATCCAGCCCCAGTGAGGGTCCTCGGACCGGGAGGGCGGGGGGGATTCGTCCCCCTCTTCCTTTTTATAGGAGGGTTCCGCCCGCGGCGGGGGAGGGTGGGGATGGTGCGAAGCGTGGTGGGCGGGCTGGCGGCCCTGGCGATCGCCCTGGGGGGGATGGCGCCCGCCGGACGCGCCGCGTCGCCTAATGCGCCGCCAACGCTCCCCTTGAGCGAGGTTCACCCCGGCATGACCGGCTACGGGCTCACCGTCGTCCGCGGGACCACGATCGATCGGTTTCGGGTGCAGATCTTGGGGACTCTCCGTGGCGGCGGGCCGACCAGCGATCTGATCCTCTTCCGGGCCGGCGGCCCGGTGATCGACCGGGCGGGGGGGACCGCGGAGGGCATGAGCGGGAGCCCCATCTTTGTCGACGGCAAGATGATCGGGGCGCTGAGCTACGGCTATCATTTCCCCGGCCGCGACGCGGACCTCAG harbors:
- the wecB gene encoding UDP-N-acetylglucosamine 2-epimerase (non-hydrolyzing); this translates as MVVFGTRPDAVKMAPVVKALRARPTEFVPVIVVTAQHREMLDQVLTLFAIVPDHDLGIMTGRQSLADITRRTLDGLSALLPRIAPDLVLVQGDAAPSFVGALAAFYQQIPVGHVEAGLRTADKYQPFPEEMYRRMTTVLADLHFAPTRAARDNLQREGVPAGRILVTGNTVIDALVDVARRNDPPADPRLDAVLRRPGRRIVLLTSHRRENWGEPQRRIFGAVRDLLDRFPDLDLVFPVHPNPVVSEPAHEILGRHPRAHLCAPVDYATNVACMKAATLILTDSGGIQEEAPALGRPVLVLRETTERPEGIAAGTARLVGTAGSRILREAVRLLTDRTAYARMSRARNPYGDGQAARRIVGGLRHHFGFTRNPPVEFAVGGSRGPSRPPRRRRA
- a CDS encoding biotin/lipoyl-binding protein; translated protein: MNGNRRAFGTALVVAALIIISLHPASAQQSTVLVRVVISGEVLPLQLAKIGQAVKQGDPLVFLRGTSSGAAVPAAVASIDGRVVQVMVRPGDHVNIGDVVAVIQPQ